A region from the Polyangiaceae bacterium genome encodes:
- a CDS encoding SGNH/GDSL hydrolase family protein has protein sequence MGRPPMFLDGGPRRAPRASKTEARNLSRISGAALGAVRQLGSALRARYDDGDIFGLRSHLQGLRTSGLRLGAAAAAALVSALVAAVPRAQAVQEPKPEPRGTGVTRYEVAAIGDSLTDQRIGGGQYLRQLARWCPESRFDAYGVGGQRTDHMRWRFTVDLLQRRRPPKARPRYDHVIVLGGVNDLAAGSVTAPRVQRIERNLGWMYGKAHELGMEVIAVTVPPWGKLAGSYDRRGDATRRLNRWILEQPATHRVEHAVDIHPLLECGEDDELCPMYRRFPNDKVHWGPEGHRIVADALFRAAFADCR, from the coding sequence ATGGGACGTCCTCCGATGTTCCTGGATGGTGGGCCGCGACGTGCGCCGCGTGCCTCGAAAACCGAGGCGCGAAACCTATCACGGATCTCGGGGGCCGCCCTGGGAGCGGTGCGGCAATTGGGCAGTGCGCTCAGGGCGCGCTACGATGATGGCGACATCTTCGGACTTCGATCGCATCTCCAAGGCCTCCGAACGAGTGGGCTTCGCCTCGGTGCCGCCGCTGCCGCCGCGCTGGTTTCCGCTCTCGTTGCAGCCGTTCCCCGCGCCCAGGCCGTCCAGGAGCCCAAGCCCGAGCCACGGGGGACCGGTGTGACGCGCTACGAGGTGGCGGCCATCGGGGATTCCCTCACGGACCAGCGCATCGGGGGCGGGCAGTATCTTCGACAGCTCGCGCGTTGGTGCCCGGAGAGCCGTTTTGACGCCTACGGCGTGGGGGGACAGCGCACCGATCACATGCGTTGGCGTTTCACGGTGGATCTGCTGCAGCGCCGGCGCCCGCCGAAAGCGCGCCCCCGATACGATCACGTCATCGTGCTGGGCGGAGTCAACGATCTTGCCGCGGGCTCCGTGACCGCGCCTCGGGTCCAGCGCATCGAGCGGAACTTGGGTTGGATGTACGGGAAGGCGCACGAGCTGGGCATGGAGGTGATCGCGGTGACGGTGCCGCCCTGGGGCAAGCTCGCCGGGAGCTACGATCGCCGAGGGGATGCCACCCGCCGTCTCAATCGCTGGATTCTGGAGCAGCCCGCGACGCACCGAGTGGAGCACGCCGTGGACATCCACCCGCTGCTCGAGTGCGGCGAGGACGACGAGCTGTGTCCGATGTATCGGCGATTCCCGAACGACAAGGTGCACTGGGGTCCAGAAGGGCACCGCATCGTGGCCGACGCACTGTTCCGCGCGGCATTTGCCGATTGCAGGTGA
- a CDS encoding GNAT family N-acetyltransferase, whose product MALVIRRAVANDASVIHQFISELAAYEREPDAVEATPESLRAQLESASCPFECLLAELEGDAVGFALFFQSYSTWRGRPGLYLEDLYVPPDKRGQGVGKALLRALANIAVERGYGRMEWAVLDWNQSAIDFYRSLGAAALDEWTVYRLTGPALEALARD is encoded by the coding sequence ATGGCGCTCGTCATCCGTCGCGCCGTCGCGAACGACGCCTCCGTGATCCACCAGTTCATCTCCGAGCTCGCCGCCTACGAGCGCGAGCCGGATGCGGTGGAGGCGACGCCCGAGTCCCTCCGCGCGCAGCTCGAGAGCGCGAGCTGTCCCTTCGAGTGTCTGCTGGCAGAGCTCGAGGGCGACGCCGTGGGGTTCGCGCTCTTCTTCCAGAGCTACTCCACTTGGCGCGGACGCCCGGGGCTGTACCTGGAAGATCTCTACGTTCCCCCCGACAAGCGCGGCCAAGGGGTGGGCAAGGCGCTGCTCCGTGCGCTGGCGAACATCGCGGTAGAGCGCGGCTACGGGCGCATGGAATGGGCAGTGCTCGACTGGAACCAATCCGCCATCGACTTCTACCGCAGCCTGGGCGCGGCAGCCCTCGACGAGTGGACCGTGTACCGCCTCACCGGTCCAGCGCTGGAAGCACTCGCCCGCGACTGA
- a CDS encoding DUF4339 domain-containing protein — protein sequence MPHAVKCPDCGAKFALPDDLFDRKVKGRVVTVRCKRCQGNITVDGVELASQPPSERPEVLDESAIDSRPLDETPTIPLTGAKASAIPPVKGLWLVSYADDDDRELTRSQIEAALSRGEIDADTIVWREGMAEWKVIADVPALADLLEGGDTKGGDTTGGFLGTGMTLSPGEKALKAAMEKAKKKRPTLAPPPSQRAPQVKSKGAQDTEAGPFKSVSAGTLYLADKDAVPESLDPVSLQDDEIESVKDRPRPKSEPPKKPQSKPPPARPKPTPLGAKKPAQLRPDDGVEEDAPSSGTPDLRSLTTAAVPLGRAKKQAPPSDDRADEDIFNLGTGSIVGSALAPPTIDLSTPTAPEAEEDEDYEVEDDDRDSDPPKKAAGERKPAEKKPAEKKPVATKPTDKKRKSADSVAATAKSAPARRAPDDDKKSSPVVWLLLAGAAVIAGVWFFTKSGAEPQEPLAPRDPVARESPPETPTAEPVPTPTEADDTPPAPTETATVSEAPPTSDPARPTEKPREPSEPTAKPSDTTEAPSETPAAEPTEKPTAKPAEPEKEVPIAAAFDKGAAIAALNSAAGAASACRQEGDPSGMATVVVTFAPSGRVTSANVNGPPFAGTRTGGCIASTMRRARVPAFSGDHVTVSKTVTIH from the coding sequence ATGCCCCATGCCGTGAAATGTCCCGACTGCGGCGCCAAGTTCGCGCTGCCCGACGACCTGTTCGACAGGAAGGTCAAAGGGCGCGTCGTCACGGTGCGCTGCAAGCGCTGCCAAGGCAACATCACCGTGGACGGGGTCGAGCTCGCGTCCCAGCCTCCCAGTGAACGCCCGGAGGTGCTCGACGAGTCGGCCATCGACAGTCGACCGCTGGACGAGACACCCACCATCCCGCTGACTGGCGCGAAGGCTTCGGCGATTCCGCCCGTCAAGGGGCTATGGCTGGTGAGCTATGCGGACGACGACGATCGGGAGCTCACCCGATCGCAAATCGAGGCAGCGCTCTCACGCGGCGAGATTGACGCCGACACCATCGTTTGGCGCGAGGGCATGGCGGAATGGAAGGTGATCGCGGACGTTCCCGCGCTCGCCGATCTACTGGAAGGCGGGGACACCAAGGGCGGGGACACCACCGGCGGTTTCCTGGGCACCGGCATGACTCTGAGCCCCGGCGAGAAGGCCCTCAAGGCGGCGATGGAGAAGGCGAAGAAGAAGCGCCCCACCCTAGCGCCGCCGCCCAGTCAGCGCGCCCCCCAGGTCAAGAGCAAGGGGGCCCAAGACACCGAAGCGGGACCCTTCAAGAGCGTCTCCGCCGGCACGCTGTACCTGGCCGACAAGGACGCTGTCCCCGAGAGCCTCGATCCCGTCAGTCTGCAGGACGACGAGATCGAGAGCGTCAAGGATCGCCCGCGTCCGAAGTCCGAGCCGCCGAAGAAGCCCCAGTCCAAGCCGCCACCGGCGCGCCCCAAGCCAACGCCCCTGGGAGCGAAGAAGCCGGCGCAGCTCCGCCCGGACGATGGCGTGGAGGAAGACGCGCCCAGCAGCGGTACACCGGACCTCCGCTCCCTCACCACCGCGGCAGTACCGCTGGGAAGGGCCAAGAAGCAGGCACCGCCCTCCGACGATCGCGCGGATGAAGACATCTTCAACCTGGGGACTGGCTCCATCGTCGGCTCGGCGTTGGCGCCACCCACCATCGATCTCTCCACGCCGACGGCGCCGGAAGCCGAAGAAGACGAAGACTACGAGGTCGAGGACGACGATCGCGACAGCGATCCTCCGAAGAAGGCGGCCGGCGAAAGGAAGCCCGCGGAAAAGAAGCCCGCGGAAAAGAAGCCCGTGGCCACCAAGCCCACGGACAAGAAGCGGAAGAGCGCGGACTCGGTCGCGGCCACGGCCAAGTCCGCTCCGGCACGCCGGGCACCGGACGACGACAAGAAGTCCTCTCCCGTGGTGTGGCTGCTGTTGGCCGGAGCTGCGGTGATCGCCGGCGTTTGGTTCTTCACCAAGAGTGGAGCAGAGCCGCAGGAGCCTCTGGCTCCCCGAGATCCCGTGGCACGGGAGAGCCCACCGGAAACGCCCACGGCAGAGCCCGTGCCCACACCCACGGAAGCGGACGACACGCCGCCGGCCCCCACCGAAACCGCCACCGTCAGCGAGGCGCCACCCACGTCGGATCCGGCACGACCAACGGAAAAGCCGCGCGAGCCCAGCGAGCCCACCGCAAAGCCCAGCGACACGACGGAAGCGCCCAGCGAGACGCCCGCCGCAGAGCCCACGGAGAAACCGACCGCGAAGCCCGCAGAGCCGGAGAAGGAAGTGCCCATCGCCGCTGCCTTCGACAAGGGCGCCGCCATCGCGGCCCTGAACAGCGCCGCGGGCGCCGCGTCGGCATGCCGACAGGAAGGGGACCCCTCCGGAATGGCCACCGTGGTCGTCACCTTTGCTCCTAGCGGCCGGGTCACCAGCGCGAACGTCAACGGGCCGCCCTTCGCGGGGACGCGCACTGGTGGCTGCATCGCATCCACCATGCGCCGCGCCCGCGTCCCCGCCTTCAGCGGGGATCACGTGACCGTCAGCAAGACCGTGACGATCCACTGA
- the pgeF gene encoding peptidoglycan editing factor PgeF: MLRLRTRMPEQNSLRSSLLEDAGFRHAFFTRHGGVSQGPYSSLSFSQAAGDDPDHVRENLRRAAETLGVEPGRLYFLSQVHGTATVTLDGSESFDQVLHSQGDALLARRSDLACGVRTADCVPILVGDRASGAALAIHAGWRGAVRGVVSEAIAELRKQSGEAGDLIAAIGPHISLAAFEVGQDVAEELSRACPLPIVDRSFGPRPHVNLRAIVRWQLEQLGLGAAAIDDVEGCTVSEPERFFSYRRDGKHSGRHLSAIVPLAKSR; encoded by the coding sequence ATGCTCCGCCTACGGACTCGGATGCCCGAACAAAACAGCCTACGAAGCTCTCTGCTCGAAGATGCCGGGTTTCGGCATGCCTTCTTCACCCGCCACGGAGGGGTATCCCAGGGGCCCTACTCCAGCTTGAGCTTCAGCCAGGCCGCCGGCGACGATCCCGATCACGTGCGCGAGAACCTGCGGCGCGCCGCTGAAACCCTGGGCGTGGAGCCGGGGCGCCTCTATTTCCTGTCTCAGGTCCACGGGACCGCCACGGTGACCCTCGACGGCAGCGAGAGCTTCGACCAGGTGCTCCACTCCCAAGGGGACGCGCTGCTCGCTCGACGCAGTGATCTGGCGTGTGGAGTGCGTACGGCGGACTGCGTGCCAATCTTGGTGGGGGATCGCGCCTCCGGCGCCGCGTTGGCCATCCACGCCGGCTGGCGGGGTGCGGTCCGCGGGGTGGTGAGCGAAGCCATCGCCGAGCTTCGAAAGCAGTCCGGGGAAGCCGGAGATCTGATCGCAGCCATCGGTCCCCACATCTCCCTGGCCGCCTTCGAGGTGGGACAAGACGTGGCTGAGGAGCTCTCCCGGGCCTGCCCGCTCCCGATCGTGGATCGCAGCTTCGGCCCCCGCCCCCACGTGAATCTGCGCGCCATCGTCCGTTGGCAGCTCGAGCAGCTGGGGCTCGGCGCCGCGGCCATCGACGACGTCGAAGGCTGCACCGTCAGCGAGCCGGAGCGCTTCTTCTCCTATCGACGCGACGGCAAGCACAGCGGCCGCCACCTTTCGGCGATCGTCCCCCTCGCGAAAAGCCGGTAA
- a CDS encoding protein kinase — MRPSDPFIGREILGGQFQVLQKIGTGGMGSVYKAAQPEMNRMVAIKILHPKLAGRKDLTSRFRREARAMSQLTHPNTVKVFMYGELEEDGSLYIVMELLEGRNLNQTVRKGGPMEPERAIPVLVQVCGALHEAHEMGIVHRDLKPENIFLCTQGGLKDYPKVLDFGLAKVTERQMRPGSVILTQEGMVFGTPEFMSPEQAQGKTLDARSDIYSLAVILYEVLTGKLPFNAKTPMEYIQKHVMEQPILLNQRIPGKSFPPGLEAVLAKALAKKPDDRFQTAAEFADALRPFADARASLSNEAPPGSSPALSGLTPETPPVQSMAVPQAQRRGGPGAGLLIGVAAACLVAGVLIAVVVMRFLLP; from the coding sequence ATGCGACCCTCCGATCCGTTCATCGGCCGGGAAATTCTGGGAGGACAATTCCAAGTCCTGCAGAAGATCGGCACGGGCGGCATGGGCTCCGTCTACAAGGCGGCCCAGCCTGAGATGAATCGGATGGTGGCGATCAAGATCCTCCATCCCAAGCTGGCCGGCCGCAAGGACTTGACCTCTCGCTTCCGACGAGAGGCGCGCGCGATGAGCCAGCTCACCCATCCGAACACCGTGAAGGTGTTCATGTACGGCGAGCTGGAAGAAGACGGCTCGCTGTACATCGTGATGGAGCTGCTCGAGGGGCGGAACCTGAACCAGACCGTGCGCAAGGGCGGCCCCATGGAGCCGGAGCGCGCGATCCCCGTCTTGGTACAGGTATGCGGCGCGCTGCATGAAGCGCACGAGATGGGCATCGTGCACCGTGATCTGAAGCCCGAGAACATCTTCCTGTGCACTCAGGGCGGGCTCAAGGACTACCCGAAGGTGTTGGACTTCGGCCTCGCCAAGGTGACCGAGCGCCAGATGCGTCCCGGGTCGGTGATCCTGACGCAGGAGGGCATGGTGTTCGGTACGCCGGAGTTCATGTCGCCGGAGCAAGCGCAGGGCAAGACCCTCGACGCGCGCAGCGACATCTACTCCCTGGCGGTGATCTTGTACGAGGTGCTGACGGGCAAGCTGCCGTTCAACGCCAAGACGCCGATGGAGTACATCCAGAAGCACGTGATGGAGCAGCCCATCCTGCTGAACCAGCGGATACCAGGGAAGTCGTTCCCCCCGGGGTTGGAAGCCGTGTTGGCCAAGGCGTTGGCGAAGAAGCCGGACGACCGCTTCCAGACGGCGGCGGAGTTTGCCGACGCGCTCAGGCCCTTCGCGGACGCCCGGGCGAGCCTGTCCAACGAAGCTCCGCCGGGCTCTTCCCCGGCGCTGTCGGGGCTGACGCCAGAAACGCCCCCGGTGCAATCCATGGCAGTGCCTCAGGCTCAACGCCGCGGCGGCCCGGGGGCGGGGCTCCTGATCGGCGTGGCGGCAGCGTGCTTGGTGGCGGGAGTGCTCATCGCCGTCGTGGTGATGCGCTTCTTGCTGCCCTGA
- a CDS encoding transglycosylase domain-containing protein, translating to MSEEQPSDRPNGAENLREEAAPGKRWKPVMLRWLKRLGLTSAVLAVLGALTVFGAIRYYESDLPSVEELRKGYEPPQVTRILARDGTLLASVFTERRTVIPLSDVPAHAKLAFLAAEDASFYEHQGLDYLGMLRALVANLRAGHTVQGGSTITQQVVKNLLLDSERTYRRKIRETILARRLEQHLSKDEIFGLYLNHIYLGHGRYGIEEAARYYFGKKAKELSLPEAALLAGIVASPERLSPRNDAKKALTRRSYVLGQMLDKGFVTEALYREALVAPLRLAPAAEGESELAPEVVALVKRTLQAAAGEHAKKGGFVVTTSIDPALQVAARKAVRDDLDLYMKRQKLAPPYTLEKRRLWGDAFEGTPKAYQVAVGRVKAVDDKAGTIDVLVGDTLGRVMLTREERFNPRHLPPSEFVSVGAALRVSLLEAPNGETPVPLRLELGPEAALVSIDPRTRHVLALVGSYEAVVGGLDRATRARRQPGSAFKPFLYGYALHSRRVTPATLLSLPGGKDAPPRTERLREALAKSDNAAAEKLIADVGAANVVEFAHAAGIESKLAPTPSLALGAYEVRPIEIANAYATFASGGMYAAPILVTKIMGPDGKEVALPERPPTRRVLGEDEAFLITSLMRSVVTDGTGKRALALGRPVVGKTGTTNRAKDAWFVGFSTDLVAAVWVGYDDALPLGWGEAGGVTALPAWVDFMKQAHEGKPKVEFARPSSVLTAKIDPATGLIAWAGQEDALDEVFLEGTVPSDVAAPDAGADAAPEATEAGAEAAAVVDPEIQQASQGPEDGGAPAMAMPAPIEELPPF from the coding sequence ATGAGTGAGGAGCAGCCGTCCGACCGGCCGAACGGCGCCGAGAACTTGCGGGAGGAAGCTGCGCCCGGCAAGCGTTGGAAACCCGTGATGCTGCGCTGGCTGAAGCGCCTTGGACTGACCTCCGCCGTGTTGGCCGTGCTGGGGGCCCTGACCGTGTTCGGCGCGATCCGCTACTACGAGTCGGATCTGCCCAGCGTGGAAGAGCTACGCAAGGGCTACGAGCCGCCTCAGGTGACGCGCATCTTGGCGCGGGACGGGACGCTGCTGGCGAGCGTGTTCACGGAGCGCCGCACGGTGATCCCTTTGAGCGACGTGCCGGCCCACGCCAAGTTGGCGTTCCTGGCAGCAGAAGACGCGAGCTTCTACGAGCACCAGGGGCTCGACTACCTCGGAATGCTGCGCGCCCTGGTGGCGAACCTGCGCGCCGGTCACACGGTCCAGGGCGGCAGCACCATCACCCAGCAGGTGGTGAAGAACCTGCTGCTCGACTCCGAGCGCACCTACCGCCGCAAGATCCGCGAGACGATCCTGGCGCGCCGGCTCGAGCAGCACCTGTCCAAGGACGAGATCTTCGGCCTGTATCTGAACCACATCTATCTGGGCCATGGTCGCTACGGCATCGAAGAGGCGGCGCGATACTACTTCGGCAAGAAGGCCAAGGAGCTGAGCCTGCCAGAGGCGGCCCTGCTTGCGGGCATCGTGGCGTCTCCCGAGCGACTGTCCCCACGGAACGACGCGAAGAAGGCATTGACTCGCCGCAGCTACGTGCTCGGTCAGATGCTGGACAAGGGCTTCGTCACGGAAGCGTTGTATCGCGAGGCGCTGGTCGCGCCGCTGCGCTTGGCGCCGGCGGCGGAAGGGGAGAGTGAGCTGGCGCCGGAGGTGGTGGCGCTCGTGAAACGCACGCTGCAGGCGGCGGCGGGCGAGCACGCCAAGAAGGGCGGTTTCGTGGTCACCACCAGCATCGACCCCGCGCTGCAGGTCGCCGCGCGCAAGGCGGTGCGCGACGACCTGGACCTGTACATGAAGCGGCAGAAGCTCGCGCCGCCCTACACCCTGGAGAAGCGGCGGCTGTGGGGCGACGCCTTCGAGGGCACTCCCAAGGCCTACCAGGTGGCCGTGGGCCGCGTGAAAGCGGTGGACGACAAGGCGGGCACGATTGACGTCTTGGTGGGGGACACCCTGGGGCGCGTGATGCTGACGCGGGAGGAGCGCTTCAACCCGCGGCACCTTCCACCGAGCGAGTTCGTGTCCGTGGGGGCTGCGTTGCGGGTGAGCTTGTTGGAGGCGCCGAACGGCGAGACCCCGGTGCCCCTGCGCCTCGAGCTCGGCCCCGAGGCGGCGTTGGTGTCCATCGACCCGCGCACGCGTCACGTGCTCGCGCTGGTGGGCAGCTACGAAGCCGTCGTGGGCGGCTTGGACCGCGCGACGCGCGCCCGACGGCAGCCGGGCTCGGCGTTCAAGCCGTTCTTGTATGGCTACGCGCTGCACTCGCGTCGGGTGACGCCGGCGACGTTGCTCTCGCTGCCTGGGGGCAAGGACGCGCCACCCCGTACCGAGCGTCTGCGCGAAGCGCTGGCCAAGAGCGACAACGCCGCCGCCGAGAAGCTCATCGCCGACGTGGGGGCGGCCAACGTAGTGGAGTTCGCGCATGCCGCCGGGATCGAGAGCAAGCTGGCGCCCACCCCGAGCCTGGCCCTGGGCGCCTACGAAGTGCGGCCCATCGAGATCGCCAACGCGTACGCCACCTTCGCCAGCGGGGGCATGTACGCCGCGCCCATCCTGGTCACCAAGATCATGGGCCCAGACGGAAAGGAAGTGGCGCTGCCCGAGCGGCCGCCCACGCGGCGCGTGCTAGGGGAGGACGAAGCGTTCCTGATCACCTCGTTGATGCGCAGCGTGGTCACCGACGGCACCGGCAAGCGGGCACTCGCGCTGGGGCGCCCGGTGGTGGGCAAGACGGGCACCACGAACCGAGCCAAGGACGCCTGGTTCGTCGGGTTCTCCACGGATCTCGTCGCTGCCGTGTGGGTCGGCTACGACGACGCGCTACCCCTGGGCTGGGGCGAGGCCGGTGGGGTCACCGCGTTGCCGGCGTGGGTGGACTTCATGAAGCAGGCCCACGAGGGCAAGCCGAAGGTGGAGTTCGCGCGGCCTTCGAGCGTGCTCACGGCGAAGATCGACCCCGCCACTGGGCTCATCGCCTGGGCGGGGCAAGAAGACGCACTAGACGAGGTCTTCCTCGAAGGCACCGTGCCGAGCGACGTGGCGGCGCCGGACGCTGGAGCGGATGCCGCGCCGGAGGCAACGGAAGCCGGTGCCGAGGCAGCGGCAGTGGTGGATCCCGAGATCCAGCAAGCTTCGCAGGGGCCCGAGGACGGCGGAGCTCCGGCGATGGCGATGCCGGCGCCCATCGAAGAGCTTCCGCCGTTCTAA
- a CDS encoding ferredoxin family protein yields MTFVVTDNCKGCRFTDCVAVCPVDCFHGDDEMLYIDPDECIDCGACVPECPVEAIYDETQLPDDQSDWLQVNAEKAKGLPVVNEKGDALPGAEDRKKQLGF; encoded by the coding sequence ATGACATTCGTCGTCACCGACAACTGCAAGGGGTGTCGCTTCACCGACTGCGTCGCTGTCTGCCCGGTGGACTGCTTCCACGGGGACGACGAGATGCTGTACATCGACCCCGACGAGTGCATCGATTGTGGCGCTTGCGTCCCGGAGTGCCCCGTCGAGGCCATCTACGACGAGACTCAGCTCCCAGACGATCAGAGCGACTGGCTACAGGTCAACGCCGAGAAAGCCAAGGGTCTGCCCGTCGTGAACGAGAAGGGCGACGCCCTTCCCGGCGCGGAAGACCGCAAGAAGCAACTCGGCTTCTGA
- a CDS encoding threonylcarbamoyl-AMP synthase, translated as MRLEINPENPEPRKIRRAVEALEAGEVIAYPTDTVYGLGCDLFNKKAVDRLYQIKGLNADKKLAFVCSDLGDVARYAVMHDNVYRVLKQFLPGPYCFILEATREVPKIVQLPRKTVGVRIPNHPVALALTRELGRPIISSTAARPGDEPNPDPGEIDIQFRGLGMVLDAGAGGTAPTSVIDLTGPEPVVIREGAGDVSEFT; from the coding sequence ATGCGACTGGAAATCAACCCGGAGAACCCGGAGCCGCGGAAAATCCGTCGCGCCGTGGAGGCGCTGGAGGCGGGCGAGGTGATCGCCTACCCCACGGATACCGTGTACGGGCTCGGGTGCGATCTGTTCAACAAGAAGGCCGTCGACCGGCTGTATCAAATCAAGGGCCTCAACGCCGACAAAAAGCTGGCGTTCGTGTGCAGTGATCTGGGCGACGTGGCGCGCTACGCCGTGATGCACGACAACGTCTACCGCGTGCTCAAGCAGTTCTTGCCCGGTCCGTACTGCTTCATCTTGGAGGCGACGCGCGAAGTACCCAAGATCGTCCAGCTGCCACGCAAGACGGTGGGCGTGCGCATTCCCAATCATCCCGTGGCCCTCGCCCTCACTCGCGAGCTCGGCCGCCCCATCATTTCGAGCACTGCGGCGCGCCCCGGAGACGAGCCGAACCCCGACCCCGGAGAGATCGACATTCAGTTCCGCGGCCTCGGTATGGTGCTGGACGCGGGCGCCGGCGGCACCGCTCCGACCAGCGTGATCGATCTCACTGGTCCCGAGCCCGTCGTCATCCGCGAGGGTGCTGGAGACGTCTCGGAATTCACCTGA
- a CDS encoding beta-galactosidase: MAEARGKQVSLVPEGIRVGDATLPLYAGAVHYWRLAPEVWRRCLEAVRDLGFRLVDVYVPWGVHENADAELDFGRQDPKLDVQRFVSLCHELGLKVILRPGPHINAELTRFGIPERVIWDLECQARSPHGRPVLLPVPPLAFPVPSYASEAFHAEVTRWYDAVGRELASLCAPDGPIVLVQVDNEGSMYFRDGVYDQDWHPDALAQYRRFLQRRYGKVSALRKAHGDEDVTFARAEPPKQMSAHTVGELAPHLDWADFQEQLLADAFERMRRGLEHAGFGALPAAHNLPLSEGATPLDPERVGDVVELVGLDYYHGASMPQRREIARRTSELAVRSRARNTPAFACELGSGFPPFFPPLRQDDNAFSALTALAYGLRGLNAYMAVERDRWIGAPIDPQGRPRATSKFWKDLLAALERTRFSELSRHTPVHVVIPRSQRRLARVCHAFGPLSAALFQVLGGGAPEACFEDDFGLDDPVVIEAERFVRQLERALEHERVPYAVVSGDLLATSLATASWVIVSCTGGLEQELLEQLEAARHAGKNVTIGPYLPTRDHRMQPRERAADLGSSTAAVPLHLSLDSVAIEAAVVAARRDLALPTVVATPADVFATLHRDESGVARVMFVINASEHDLDATVTAAGAKEAKDALTGEHFHASLGALRLAVPKRHVRMLELLGKA; the protein is encoded by the coding sequence ATGGCAGAAGCGCGCGGAAAGCAAGTCTCGCTGGTCCCCGAAGGTATTCGGGTCGGCGACGCCACGTTGCCCTTGTATGCCGGCGCCGTCCACTACTGGCGCCTCGCTCCCGAGGTGTGGCGCCGCTGCCTCGAGGCGGTGCGGGACCTGGGCTTTCGCCTGGTGGACGTGTACGTGCCCTGGGGCGTCCACGAGAACGCCGACGCCGAGTTGGACTTCGGACGCCAGGACCCGAAGCTCGACGTGCAGCGCTTCGTGTCCCTTTGCCACGAGCTCGGCCTCAAGGTGATCCTGCGCCCCGGGCCTCACATCAACGCGGAGCTCACGCGCTTCGGCATCCCGGAGCGCGTGATCTGGGATCTGGAGTGCCAGGCGCGGTCGCCTCATGGACGCCCCGTACTGTTGCCCGTGCCGCCGCTGGCGTTCCCCGTGCCCAGCTACGCGAGTGAAGCGTTCCACGCGGAGGTCACGCGTTGGTACGACGCCGTGGGACGGGAGCTCGCCAGCCTGTGTGCGCCGGATGGTCCCATCGTGCTCGTGCAGGTCGACAACGAAGGCTCGATGTACTTTCGCGACGGCGTGTACGACCAAGACTGGCATCCCGATGCCCTCGCCCAGTACCGCCGCTTCTTGCAGCGGCGCTACGGCAAGGTCAGCGCCCTGCGCAAGGCCCACGGGGACGAGGACGTCACCTTCGCGCGGGCGGAACCGCCGAAGCAGATGTCCGCGCACACCGTGGGGGAGCTCGCCCCGCATCTGGACTGGGCCGACTTCCAGGAACAGCTCTTGGCCGACGCCTTCGAGCGCATGCGACGCGGCCTCGAGCACGCCGGCTTCGGTGCGCTGCCGGCGGCCCACAACCTGCCGCTCAGCGAAGGCGCCACGCCGCTGGATCCCGAGCGCGTGGGGGACGTCGTCGAGCTGGTCGGCCTCGACTACTACCACGGCGCTTCCATGCCTCAGCGGCGGGAAATCGCCCGGCGAACGAGCGAGCTCGCGGTCCGTTCCCGCGCCCGCAACACCCCTGCTTTCGCCTGTGAGCTGGGCTCGGGGTTCCCGCCGTTCTTCCCTCCGCTGCGCCAGGACGACAACGCCTTCAGCGCTCTCACGGCGTTGGCCTACGGGCTTCGCGGGCTGAACGCCTACATGGCCGTAGAGCGCGATCGCTGGATCGGTGCACCCATCGATCCGCAGGGTCGCCCGCGGGCCACGTCGAAGTTCTGGAAAGATCTCCTCGCGGCGCTGGAGCGCACGCGCTTCTCCGAACTGTCGCGGCACACCCCGGTACACGTGGTGATCCCACGCAGCCAGCGTCGTCTGGCACGGGTGTGCCACGCCTTCGGGCCGCTCAGCGCAGCGCTGTTCCAGGTCCTTGGCGGAGGTGCACCAGAGGCGTGCTTCGAGGACGACTTCGGCCTGGACGACCCCGTCGTGATCGAAGCGGAACGCTTCGTGCGCCAACTGGAACGCGCCCTCGAGCACGAACGCGTGCCCTACGCCGTGGTGAGCGGGGATCTCCTGGCCACTTCTCTGGCGACCGCCAGCTGGGTGATCGTGTCGTGCACTGGTGGCTTGGAGCAGGAGCTCTTGGAGCAGCTCGAAGCGGCCCGCCACGCAGGCAAGAACGTGACCATCGGGCCCTACCTGCCGACGCGGGATCACCGCATGCAGCCCCGGGAGCGCGCGGCCGATCTCGGGTCGAGCACGGCGGCGGTACCGCTGCACCTGTCGCTCGATTCAGTGGCGATCGAAGCGGCGGTGGTCGCGGCCCGCCGCGACCTGGCTCTGCCGACGGTGGTCGCCACTCCCGCGGACGTTTTTGCCACGCTGCATCGCGACGAATCCGGCGTCGCGCGGGTGATGTTCGTCATCAACGCCAGCGAGCACGATCTGGACGCGACGGTCACCGCAGCGGGTGCGAAAGAGGCCAAGGATGCGCTCACCGGGGAACACTTCCACGCCAGTCTGGGAGCGCTCCGGCTAGCGGTGCCAAAACGTCACGTTCGGATGCTGGAGCTTCTCGGCAAAGCGTAG